A genomic region of Denticeps clupeoides chromosome 17, fDenClu1.1, whole genome shotgun sequence contains the following coding sequences:
- the ap3b2 gene encoding AP-3 complex subunit beta-2 isoform X12, producing the protein MSSGSGFGDEKGGSSSVGEPEYGHDPASGGIFSSDYKRHDDLKEMLDSNKDSLKLEAMKRIVAMIARGKNASDLFPAVVKNVACKNIEVKKLVYVYLVRYAEEQQDLALLSISTFQRGLKDPNQLIRASALRVLSSIRVTIIVPIMMLAIKEAASDMSPYVRKTAAHAIPKLYSLDPEQKDQLIEVIEKLLADKTTLVAGSVVMAFEEVCPERIDLIHKNYRKLCNLLIDVEEWGQVVIINMLTRYARTQFLNPNVNESLLEESGEKAFYGSDDEEGKEEKAEAAALAKRKPYVMDPDHRLLLRNTKPLLQSRNAAVVMAVAQLYFHLAPKAEVGVIAKALVRLMRSHSEVQYVVLQNVATMTIKRRGMFEPYLKSFYIRSTDPTQIKILKLEVLTNLANETNISTILREFQTYIKSMDKDFVAATIQAIGRCATNIGEVRDTCLNGLVQLLSNRDELVVAESVVVIKKLLQMQPEQHSDIIKHMAKLTDNIQVPMARASILWLIGEYCEHVPKIAPDVLRKMAKTFTNEEDIVKLQIINLAAKLYLTNSKQTKLLTQYVLNLAKYDQNYDIRDRARFIRQLIVPTDKSGALSKYAKKLFLALKPAPVLESPFKDRDHFQLGSLSHLLNAKAGGYQELPDWPETAPDPSVRNVEVPEWTKCSSREKRKEKKVEKPFYSDSEEESGPTESADSESDSASGSGSGSESEESGSGSESEESREESESEQEDKEDEEDKRKKKKKTDRGKVKAPAVESPESEESSGAEEKNRAQKVKGRRSGSESESEEEEESESESSRSESESESESESDTDAKKKKKAPVTKPPPKQAKKESKKEKKEMSLLDLDDFEPTPSPQVTPVNNFLSSSLVTDLEGLSLTDTVMAPTTIAPSGSVKTYELLHRITGEGLGVEYCFSRQPFSPDAHMVAVQIMFTNNTNAETKNLHVEDPKLQSGMRIKEFPEIELLPPGEMVTVVMGIDFCDSTQAANFQLCTHIRKFFVSIQPPVGELMMPVFMTENEFKKEQEKLLQLSLGQLMGMNEISEKLTLGEKCQNEHGIVQRVTSAANVSRVPCGSDKECSPPVPPPSNPIYRFAGKTVSSGILVLVTVATKEERAAQLTVNCEKMVIGTMLVKDILQALTQ; encoded by the exons ACATGATGACTTAAAGGAGATGCTGGACAGCAACAAAGACTCCCTGAAGCTGGAGGCAATGAAGAGGATTGTGGCA ATGATTGCCAGAGGAAAGAACGCTTCAGACCTCTTCCCAGCCGTGGTGAAGAATGTGGCATGTAAGAACATTGAG GTGAAGAAGCTGGTCTACGTGTACCTGGTGCGATATGCTGAGGAACAGCAAGACCTGGCTCTGCTCTCTATCTCCACCTTTCAACGAGGGTTAAAG GACCCAAACCAACTGATTCGGGCGAGCGCGCTGCGTGTGCTGTCCAGCATCAGAGTCACCATCATCGTCCCCATTATGATGCTGGCTATTAAGGAGGCTGCATCTGATATGTCCCCTTACGTCCGCAAGACCGCCGCACATGCCATCCCCAAACTCTACAG CTTGGACCCGGAACAGAAAGACCAGCTGATTGAGGTTATAGAAAAACTTCTTGCTGATAAAACAACG CTGGTGGCGGGCAGTGTGGTGATGGCATTTGAGGAGGTATGTCCTGAACGCATTGACCTGATCCATAAGAACTACCGCAAGCTATGCAACCTGCTGATCGATGTGGAGGAGTGGGGGCAAGTAGTCATCATCAACATGCTCACACGCTACGCAAGGACCCAGTTCCTCAATCCCAACGTCAAT GAGTCGCTGTTAGAGGAGAGCGGAGAGAAGGCCTTCTACGGCTCCGATGACGAGGAGGGGAAGGAGGAGAAGGCCGAGGCTGCTGCCCTGGCTAAGAGGAAGCCCTACGTTATGGATCCCGACCACAGGCTTCTGCTGAGGAACACCAAGCCCTTACTGCAGAGCCGCAATGCAGCA GTTGTAATGGCTGTGGCTCAGCTCTACTTTCACTTGGCACCTAAAGCAGAGGTTGGTGTCATTGCCAAGGCTCTGGTACGACTGATGAGAAGCCACAG TGAGGTCCAATATGTTGTCTTACAGAATGTGGCGACCATGACCATCAAGAGAAGG GGCATGTTTGAGCCTTACCTGAAGAGTTTCTACATCCGTTCTACAGACCCTACACAAATCAAAATCCTCAAG CTTGAGGTGTTGACAAATTTGGCGAATGAGACAAATATATCTACAATCCTCCGAGAGTTTCAG ACCTATATCAAAAGCATGGACAAAGATTTTGTTGCGGCCACCATCCAGGCCATCGGCCGCTGCGCCACAAACATTGGCGAGGTCAGAGACACCTGCCTGAACGGACTGGTCCAGCTGCTGTCCAACCGGGATG AGCTGGTGGTGGCAGAGTCAGTGGTGGTGATTAAAAAGCTTCTGCAGATGCAGCCGGAGCAGCACAGCGACATCATAAAGCACATGGCCAAGCTGACAGACAACATCCAG GTTCCCATGGCACGAGCCAGCATCCTGTGGCTGATCGGGGAGTACTGTGAGCACGTGCCCAAGATTGCTCCAGACGTTTTAAGGAAGATGGCCAAGACTTTCACCAATGAGGAGGACATTGTCAAACTGCAGATCATCAACTTGGCAGCCAAACTGTACCTGACCAACTCCAAACAG ACTAAACTGCTGACTCAGTATGTACTGAACCTGGCTAAGTACGACCAGAATTACGATATCCGTGACCGGGCACGTTTCATCCGCCAGCTGATTGTGCCCACAGACAAGAGTGGTGCCCTGAGCAAATACGCCAAGAAGCTGTTCTTGGCCCTGAAGCCTGCGCCTGTGTTGGAGTCTCCGTTTAAAG ACAGAGACCATTTCCAGCTGGGATCCCTGTCCCACCTGCTGAACGCCAAAGCCGGCGGCTACCAGGAGCTGCCCGACTGGCCAGAGACCGCCCCAGACCCCTCCGTGCGCAACGTGGAG GTTCCTGAGTGGACGAAGTGCAGCAGCCGTgagaagaggaaggagaagaaggtggAGAAGCCCTTCTACTCTGACTCAGAAGAAGAGTCGGGCCCGACGGAGTCGGCAGACAGTG AGTCAGACTCGGCCAGTGGCTCAGGGAGCGGCAGCGAGAGCGAGGAAAGTGGTTCGGGGTCGGAGAGCGAGGAGAGTCGAGAGGAGTCTGAGTCTGAGCAAGAGGAcaaggaggatgaggaagacaagaggaaaaaaaagaagaaaacagacAGGGGCAAAGTGAAGGCGCCAGCAGTGGAGAGCCCGGAAAg CGAAGAGAGCAgcggggcagaggagaaaaaCCGGGCGCAGAAGGTCAAGGGGCGGAGGAGTGGCTCTGAATCTGagtcagaggaagaggaggaaagcGAGTCTGAGAGCAGCAGGTCTGAATCTGAATCTGAGTCAGAATCTGAATCTGACACGGACgccaagaagaaaaagaag GCTCCTGTAACAAAACCACCACCTAAACAAGCTAAAAAAGAATccaaaaaagagaagaaggaaaTGTCTCTTCTTGATTTGGATGACT TTGAGCCGACTCCATCTCCTCAAGTCACCCCTGTTAACAACTTCCTGTCCAGTAGCCTTGTGACAGACCTGGAGGGCTTGTCCCTGACAGATACTGTCATGGCCCCAACA ACCATCGCCCCATCCGGCTCGGTGAAAACCTACGAGCTGCTGCATCGCATCACGGGAGAAGGCCTGGGTGTGGAGTACTGCTTCAGCCGGCAGCCCTTCAGCCCAGATGCACACATGGTGGCCGTCCAGATAATGTTCACCAACAACACCAACGCAGAGACCAAGAACCTGCATGTGGAGGACCCCAAACTGCAGTCTGGCATGAGGATCAAAGAGTTCCCAGAGATCG AGTTGCTACCTCCTGGTGAGATGGTTACTGTTGTTATGGGCATTGATTTCTGTGATTCCACACAAGCGGCCAACTTTCAGCTCTG TACTCACATCAGGAAGTTTTTTGTGTCAATTCAGCCGCCCGTTGGGGAGCTAATGATGCCAGTCTTCATGacagaaaatgaatttaaaaaggaacaag AGAAGCTTTTACAGTTGAGCCTGG GCCAACTAATGGGCATGAATGAGATCTCAGAAAAGCTGACCCTGGGAGAGAAGTGTCAGAATGAACACGGCATTGTGCAAAGGGTCACATCTGCAGCCAACGTCAGCAGGGTGCCCTGCGGCTCTGATAAGGAATGCAG tcctcctgttcctcctcccTCAAATCCAATTTACAGGTTTGCAGGAAAGACGGTGTCCAGTGGGATTTTAGTGTTGGTTACTGTGGCGACGAAGGAAGAGCGTGCAGCCCAGCTGACTGTTAATTGTGAAAAGATGGTGATTGGCACAATGCTGGTGAAGGATATTCTACAGGCCCTAACCCAGTAG
- the ap3b2 gene encoding AP-3 complex subunit beta-2 isoform X14 gives MSSGSGFGDEKGGSSSVGEPEYGHDPASGGIFSSDYKRHDDLKEMLDSNKDSLKLEAMKRIVAMIARGKNASDLFPAVVKNVACKNIEVKKLVYVYLVRYAEEQQDLALLSISTFQRGLKDPNQLIRASALRVLSSIRVTIIVPIMMLAIKEAASDMSPYVRKTAAHAIPKLYSLDPEQKDQLIEVIEKLLADKTTLVAGSVVMAFEEVCPERIDLIHKNYRKLCNLLIDVEEWGQVVIINMLTRYARTQFLNPNVNESLLEESGEKAFYGSDDEEGKEEKAEAAALAKRKPYVMDPDHRLLLRNTKPLLQSRNAAVVMAVAQLYFHLAPKAEVGVIAKALVRLMRSHSEVQYVVLQNVATMTIKRRGMFEPYLKSFYIRSTDPTQIKILKLEVLTNLANETNISTILREFQTYIKSMDKDFVAATIQAIGRCATNIGEVRDTCLNGLVQLLSNRDELVVAESVVVIKKLLQMQPEQHSDIIKHMAKLTDNIQVPMARASILWLIGEYCEHVPKIAPDVLRKMAKTFTNEEDIVKLQIINLAAKLYLTNSKQTKLLTQYVLNLAKYDQNYDIRDRARFIRQLIVPTDKSGALSKYAKKLFLALKPAPVLESPFKDRDHFQLGSLSHLLNAKAGGYQELPDWPETAPDPSVRNVEVKDSVPEWTKCSSREKRKEKKVEKPFYSDSEEESGPTESADSESDSASGSGSGSESEESGSGSESEESREESESEQEDKEDEEDKRKKKKKTDRGKVKAPAVESPESEESSGAEEKNRAQKVKGRRSGSESESEEEEESESESSRSESESESESESDTDAKKKKKAPVTKPPPKQAKKESKKEKKEMSLLDLDDFEPTPSPQVTPVNNFLSSSLVTDLEGLSLTDTVMAPTTIAPSGSVKTYELLHRITGEGLGVEYCFSRQPFSPDAHMVAVQIMFTNNTNAETKNLHVEDPKLQSGMRIKEFPEIELLPPGEMVTVVMGIDFCDSTQAANFQLCTHIRKFFVSIQPPVGELMMPVFMTENEFKKEQGQLMGMNEISEKLTLGEKCQNEHGIVQRVTSAANVSRVPCGSDKECRFAGKTVSSGILVLVTVATKEERAAQLTVNCEKMVIGTMLVKDILQALTQ, from the exons ACATGATGACTTAAAGGAGATGCTGGACAGCAACAAAGACTCCCTGAAGCTGGAGGCAATGAAGAGGATTGTGGCA ATGATTGCCAGAGGAAAGAACGCTTCAGACCTCTTCCCAGCCGTGGTGAAGAATGTGGCATGTAAGAACATTGAG GTGAAGAAGCTGGTCTACGTGTACCTGGTGCGATATGCTGAGGAACAGCAAGACCTGGCTCTGCTCTCTATCTCCACCTTTCAACGAGGGTTAAAG GACCCAAACCAACTGATTCGGGCGAGCGCGCTGCGTGTGCTGTCCAGCATCAGAGTCACCATCATCGTCCCCATTATGATGCTGGCTATTAAGGAGGCTGCATCTGATATGTCCCCTTACGTCCGCAAGACCGCCGCACATGCCATCCCCAAACTCTACAG CTTGGACCCGGAACAGAAAGACCAGCTGATTGAGGTTATAGAAAAACTTCTTGCTGATAAAACAACG CTGGTGGCGGGCAGTGTGGTGATGGCATTTGAGGAGGTATGTCCTGAACGCATTGACCTGATCCATAAGAACTACCGCAAGCTATGCAACCTGCTGATCGATGTGGAGGAGTGGGGGCAAGTAGTCATCATCAACATGCTCACACGCTACGCAAGGACCCAGTTCCTCAATCCCAACGTCAAT GAGTCGCTGTTAGAGGAGAGCGGAGAGAAGGCCTTCTACGGCTCCGATGACGAGGAGGGGAAGGAGGAGAAGGCCGAGGCTGCTGCCCTGGCTAAGAGGAAGCCCTACGTTATGGATCCCGACCACAGGCTTCTGCTGAGGAACACCAAGCCCTTACTGCAGAGCCGCAATGCAGCA GTTGTAATGGCTGTGGCTCAGCTCTACTTTCACTTGGCACCTAAAGCAGAGGTTGGTGTCATTGCCAAGGCTCTGGTACGACTGATGAGAAGCCACAG TGAGGTCCAATATGTTGTCTTACAGAATGTGGCGACCATGACCATCAAGAGAAGG GGCATGTTTGAGCCTTACCTGAAGAGTTTCTACATCCGTTCTACAGACCCTACACAAATCAAAATCCTCAAG CTTGAGGTGTTGACAAATTTGGCGAATGAGACAAATATATCTACAATCCTCCGAGAGTTTCAG ACCTATATCAAAAGCATGGACAAAGATTTTGTTGCGGCCACCATCCAGGCCATCGGCCGCTGCGCCACAAACATTGGCGAGGTCAGAGACACCTGCCTGAACGGACTGGTCCAGCTGCTGTCCAACCGGGATG AGCTGGTGGTGGCAGAGTCAGTGGTGGTGATTAAAAAGCTTCTGCAGATGCAGCCGGAGCAGCACAGCGACATCATAAAGCACATGGCCAAGCTGACAGACAACATCCAG GTTCCCATGGCACGAGCCAGCATCCTGTGGCTGATCGGGGAGTACTGTGAGCACGTGCCCAAGATTGCTCCAGACGTTTTAAGGAAGATGGCCAAGACTTTCACCAATGAGGAGGACATTGTCAAACTGCAGATCATCAACTTGGCAGCCAAACTGTACCTGACCAACTCCAAACAG ACTAAACTGCTGACTCAGTATGTACTGAACCTGGCTAAGTACGACCAGAATTACGATATCCGTGACCGGGCACGTTTCATCCGCCAGCTGATTGTGCCCACAGACAAGAGTGGTGCCCTGAGCAAATACGCCAAGAAGCTGTTCTTGGCCCTGAAGCCTGCGCCTGTGTTGGAGTCTCCGTTTAAAG ACAGAGACCATTTCCAGCTGGGATCCCTGTCCCACCTGCTGAACGCCAAAGCCGGCGGCTACCAGGAGCTGCCCGACTGGCCAGAGACCGCCCCAGACCCCTCCGTGCGCAACGTGGAGGTGAAGGATTCT GTTCCTGAGTGGACGAAGTGCAGCAGCCGTgagaagaggaaggagaagaaggtggAGAAGCCCTTCTACTCTGACTCAGAAGAAGAGTCGGGCCCGACGGAGTCGGCAGACAGTG AGTCAGACTCGGCCAGTGGCTCAGGGAGCGGCAGCGAGAGCGAGGAAAGTGGTTCGGGGTCGGAGAGCGAGGAGAGTCGAGAGGAGTCTGAGTCTGAGCAAGAGGAcaaggaggatgaggaagacaagaggaaaaaaaagaagaaaacagacAGGGGCAAAGTGAAGGCGCCAGCAGTGGAGAGCCCGGAAAg CGAAGAGAGCAgcggggcagaggagaaaaaCCGGGCGCAGAAGGTCAAGGGGCGGAGGAGTGGCTCTGAATCTGagtcagaggaagaggaggaaagcGAGTCTGAGAGCAGCAGGTCTGAATCTGAATCTGAGTCAGAATCTGAATCTGACACGGACgccaagaagaaaaagaag GCTCCTGTAACAAAACCACCACCTAAACAAGCTAAAAAAGAATccaaaaaagagaagaaggaaaTGTCTCTTCTTGATTTGGATGACT TTGAGCCGACTCCATCTCCTCAAGTCACCCCTGTTAACAACTTCCTGTCCAGTAGCCTTGTGACAGACCTGGAGGGCTTGTCCCTGACAGATACTGTCATGGCCCCAACA ACCATCGCCCCATCCGGCTCGGTGAAAACCTACGAGCTGCTGCATCGCATCACGGGAGAAGGCCTGGGTGTGGAGTACTGCTTCAGCCGGCAGCCCTTCAGCCCAGATGCACACATGGTGGCCGTCCAGATAATGTTCACCAACAACACCAACGCAGAGACCAAGAACCTGCATGTGGAGGACCCCAAACTGCAGTCTGGCATGAGGATCAAAGAGTTCCCAGAGATCG AGTTGCTACCTCCTGGTGAGATGGTTACTGTTGTTATGGGCATTGATTTCTGTGATTCCACACAAGCGGCCAACTTTCAGCTCTG TACTCACATCAGGAAGTTTTTTGTGTCAATTCAGCCGCCCGTTGGGGAGCTAATGATGCCAGTCTTCATGacagaaaatgaatttaaaaaggaacaag GCCAACTAATGGGCATGAATGAGATCTCAGAAAAGCTGACCCTGGGAGAGAAGTGTCAGAATGAACACGGCATTGTGCAAAGGGTCACATCTGCAGCCAACGTCAGCAGGGTGCCCTGCGGCTCTGATAAGGAATGCAG GTTTGCAGGAAAGACGGTGTCCAGTGGGATTTTAGTGTTGGTTACTGTGGCGACGAAGGAAGAGCGTGCAGCCCAGCTGACTGTTAATTGTGAAAAGATGGTGATTGGCACAATGCTGGTGAAGGATATTCTACAGGCCCTAACCCAGTAG
- the ap3b2 gene encoding AP-3 complex subunit beta-2 isoform X16 translates to MSSGSGFGDEKGGSSSVGEPEYGHDPASGGIFSSDYKRHDDLKEMLDSNKDSLKLEAMKRIVAMIARGKNASDLFPAVVKNVACKNIEVKKLVYVYLVRYAEEQQDLALLSISTFQRGLKDPNQLIRASALRVLSSIRVTIIVPIMMLAIKEAASDMSPYVRKTAAHAIPKLYSLDPEQKDQLIEVIEKLLADKTTLVAGSVVMAFEEVCPERIDLIHKNYRKLCNLLIDVEEWGQVVIINMLTRYARTQFLNPNVNESLLEESGEKAFYGSDDEEGKEEKAEAAALAKRKPYVMDPDHRLLLRNTKPLLQSRNAAVVMAVAQLYFHLAPKAEVGVIAKALVRLMRSHSEVQYVVLQNVATMTIKRRGMFEPYLKSFYIRSTDPTQIKILKLEVLTNLANETNISTILREFQTYIKSMDKDFVAATIQAIGRCATNIGEVRDTCLNGLVQLLSNRDELVVAESVVVIKKLLQMQPEQHSDIIKHMAKLTDNIQVPMARASILWLIGEYCEHVPKIAPDVLRKMAKTFTNEEDIVKLQIINLAAKLYLTNSKQTKLLTQYVLNLAKYDQNYDIRDRARFIRQLIVPTDKSGALSKYAKKLFLALKPAPVLESPFKDRDHFQLGSLSHLLNAKAGGYQELPDWPETAPDPSVRNVELEDVITTSEGRIGLLGDWREVPEWTKCSSREKRKEKKVEKPFYSDSEEESGPTESADSESDSASGSGSGSESEESGSGSESEESREESESEQEDKEDEEDKRKKKKKTDRGKVKAPAVESPESEESSGAEEKNRAQKVKGRRSGSESESEEEEESESESSRSESESESESESDTDAKKKKKAPVTKPPPKQAKKESKKEKKEMSLLDLDDFEPTPSPQVTPVNNFLSSSLVTDLEGLSLTDTVMAPTTIAPSGSVKTYELLHRITGEGLGVEYCFSRQPFSPDAHMVAVQIMFTNNTNAETKNLHVEDPKLQSGMRIKEFPEIELLPPGEMVTVVMGIDFCDSTQAANFQLCTHIRKFFVSIQPPVGELMMPVFMTENEFKKEQGQLMGMNEISEKLTLGEKCQNEHGIVQRVTSAANVSRVPCGSDKECRFAGKTVSSGILVLVTVATKEERAAQLTVNCEKMVIGTMLVKDILQALTQ, encoded by the exons ACATGATGACTTAAAGGAGATGCTGGACAGCAACAAAGACTCCCTGAAGCTGGAGGCAATGAAGAGGATTGTGGCA ATGATTGCCAGAGGAAAGAACGCTTCAGACCTCTTCCCAGCCGTGGTGAAGAATGTGGCATGTAAGAACATTGAG GTGAAGAAGCTGGTCTACGTGTACCTGGTGCGATATGCTGAGGAACAGCAAGACCTGGCTCTGCTCTCTATCTCCACCTTTCAACGAGGGTTAAAG GACCCAAACCAACTGATTCGGGCGAGCGCGCTGCGTGTGCTGTCCAGCATCAGAGTCACCATCATCGTCCCCATTATGATGCTGGCTATTAAGGAGGCTGCATCTGATATGTCCCCTTACGTCCGCAAGACCGCCGCACATGCCATCCCCAAACTCTACAG CTTGGACCCGGAACAGAAAGACCAGCTGATTGAGGTTATAGAAAAACTTCTTGCTGATAAAACAACG CTGGTGGCGGGCAGTGTGGTGATGGCATTTGAGGAGGTATGTCCTGAACGCATTGACCTGATCCATAAGAACTACCGCAAGCTATGCAACCTGCTGATCGATGTGGAGGAGTGGGGGCAAGTAGTCATCATCAACATGCTCACACGCTACGCAAGGACCCAGTTCCTCAATCCCAACGTCAAT GAGTCGCTGTTAGAGGAGAGCGGAGAGAAGGCCTTCTACGGCTCCGATGACGAGGAGGGGAAGGAGGAGAAGGCCGAGGCTGCTGCCCTGGCTAAGAGGAAGCCCTACGTTATGGATCCCGACCACAGGCTTCTGCTGAGGAACACCAAGCCCTTACTGCAGAGCCGCAATGCAGCA GTTGTAATGGCTGTGGCTCAGCTCTACTTTCACTTGGCACCTAAAGCAGAGGTTGGTGTCATTGCCAAGGCTCTGGTACGACTGATGAGAAGCCACAG TGAGGTCCAATATGTTGTCTTACAGAATGTGGCGACCATGACCATCAAGAGAAGG GGCATGTTTGAGCCTTACCTGAAGAGTTTCTACATCCGTTCTACAGACCCTACACAAATCAAAATCCTCAAG CTTGAGGTGTTGACAAATTTGGCGAATGAGACAAATATATCTACAATCCTCCGAGAGTTTCAG ACCTATATCAAAAGCATGGACAAAGATTTTGTTGCGGCCACCATCCAGGCCATCGGCCGCTGCGCCACAAACATTGGCGAGGTCAGAGACACCTGCCTGAACGGACTGGTCCAGCTGCTGTCCAACCGGGATG AGCTGGTGGTGGCAGAGTCAGTGGTGGTGATTAAAAAGCTTCTGCAGATGCAGCCGGAGCAGCACAGCGACATCATAAAGCACATGGCCAAGCTGACAGACAACATCCAG GTTCCCATGGCACGAGCCAGCATCCTGTGGCTGATCGGGGAGTACTGTGAGCACGTGCCCAAGATTGCTCCAGACGTTTTAAGGAAGATGGCCAAGACTTTCACCAATGAGGAGGACATTGTCAAACTGCAGATCATCAACTTGGCAGCCAAACTGTACCTGACCAACTCCAAACAG ACTAAACTGCTGACTCAGTATGTACTGAACCTGGCTAAGTACGACCAGAATTACGATATCCGTGACCGGGCACGTTTCATCCGCCAGCTGATTGTGCCCACAGACAAGAGTGGTGCCCTGAGCAAATACGCCAAGAAGCTGTTCTTGGCCCTGAAGCCTGCGCCTGTGTTGGAGTCTCCGTTTAAAG ACAGAGACCATTTCCAGCTGGGATCCCTGTCCCACCTGCTGAACGCCAAAGCCGGCGGCTACCAGGAGCTGCCCGACTGGCCAGAGACCGCCCCAGACCCCTCCGTGCGCAACGTGGAG CTAGAGGATGTCATAACCACCAGTGAGGGGCGGATCGGCTTGCTAGGAGACTGGCGAGAG GTTCCTGAGTGGACGAAGTGCAGCAGCCGTgagaagaggaaggagaagaaggtggAGAAGCCCTTCTACTCTGACTCAGAAGAAGAGTCGGGCCCGACGGAGTCGGCAGACAGTG AGTCAGACTCGGCCAGTGGCTCAGGGAGCGGCAGCGAGAGCGAGGAAAGTGGTTCGGGGTCGGAGAGCGAGGAGAGTCGAGAGGAGTCTGAGTCTGAGCAAGAGGAcaaggaggatgaggaagacaagaggaaaaaaaagaagaaaacagacAGGGGCAAAGTGAAGGCGCCAGCAGTGGAGAGCCCGGAAAg CGAAGAGAGCAgcggggcagaggagaaaaaCCGGGCGCAGAAGGTCAAGGGGCGGAGGAGTGGCTCTGAATCTGagtcagaggaagaggaggaaagcGAGTCTGAGAGCAGCAGGTCTGAATCTGAATCTGAGTCAGAATCTGAATCTGACACGGACgccaagaagaaaaagaag GCTCCTGTAACAAAACCACCACCTAAACAAGCTAAAAAAGAATccaaaaaagagaagaaggaaaTGTCTCTTCTTGATTTGGATGACT TTGAGCCGACTCCATCTCCTCAAGTCACCCCTGTTAACAACTTCCTGTCCAGTAGCCTTGTGACAGACCTGGAGGGCTTGTCCCTGACAGATACTGTCATGGCCCCAACA ACCATCGCCCCATCCGGCTCGGTGAAAACCTACGAGCTGCTGCATCGCATCACGGGAGAAGGCCTGGGTGTGGAGTACTGCTTCAGCCGGCAGCCCTTCAGCCCAGATGCACACATGGTGGCCGTCCAGATAATGTTCACCAACAACACCAACGCAGAGACCAAGAACCTGCATGTGGAGGACCCCAAACTGCAGTCTGGCATGAGGATCAAAGAGTTCCCAGAGATCG AGTTGCTACCTCCTGGTGAGATGGTTACTGTTGTTATGGGCATTGATTTCTGTGATTCCACACAAGCGGCCAACTTTCAGCTCTG TACTCACATCAGGAAGTTTTTTGTGTCAATTCAGCCGCCCGTTGGGGAGCTAATGATGCCAGTCTTCATGacagaaaatgaatttaaaaaggaacaag GCCAACTAATGGGCATGAATGAGATCTCAGAAAAGCTGACCCTGGGAGAGAAGTGTCAGAATGAACACGGCATTGTGCAAAGGGTCACATCTGCAGCCAACGTCAGCAGGGTGCCCTGCGGCTCTGATAAGGAATGCAG GTTTGCAGGAAAGACGGTGTCCAGTGGGATTTTAGTGTTGGTTACTGTGGCGACGAAGGAAGAGCGTGCAGCCCAGCTGACTGTTAATTGTGAAAAGATGGTGATTGGCACAATGCTGGTGAAGGATATTCTACAGGCCCTAACCCAGTAG